From Pseudomonas fluorescens:
GCGTATGTTCGCCTCGGGGCACAGCAGTGGCGCGATGTCGGCCACGTCGAGAAACGGATGGGCCAGGCGGTAACCCAGGCTGTCCTTGAGCGCGCGGCCGAGCATGTGTTGGTCGAACGGTGCATGGAAGGCCAGCAGCGGGCTGTCGCCGACGAACTCCATGAAATCCAGCAGCGCCTCCACCGGGTCGCTACCGGCGGCGATAGCGCTGGGGCCAAGGCCGTGGATCAGTACGCTGGGGCTGAGCTTGGTCTCGGTGCGTTGCAGGGTGCGCTCGAACAGCTGGGAAAAATCCACCGCGCCGTCCTCGATCACCACGGCGCCGATCGACAGCACCAGGTCGCGGTTGAGGTTCAGGCCGCTGGTTTCCAGGTCGACCACCACCCAGCGCTGCTGACGCAGCGACACGTCGCCCAGCGGCGCAGGTTTGGGTAACTGTTCCAGGCGCCGCTGTTGCGCCGCGTCCAGTCCGGGTTTTGCCGCACGCAGCCAACCGAACAGGCTCACAGTTGATACCGCAAGGTCAGGCTGCTTTGCAGGCGCTGGGCCTGGCGCAGGGATTCGCGCAGGATACGTCGGTCCAGATGGTTGAGGCTGTCGGGGTCGACACGGTTGGAGTACGCCTGGTTTTCCCGGGTCTGCAACTGGTGCTGCTGCATGCGGGTTTGCTGGATAAAGTGGTACGCCTCTTCATAGGCGGCACCATCCAGTGGTTCAATCACGCCCTTGGCCACCAGCTGGCGCAGACGCTCCAGGGTGTTGATGGCGTGGACATCGTTGGCCAGGGCCAGCAGGCGCGCACCGTCGACAAACGGCGTGAGGCCCTGCACCTTGAGGTCCAGCGTGGCTTTCTCGCCACCTTTGCGCGTCAGCACGAACTCGCGAAAACGTCCCACCGGCGGGCGTTGGCGCAAGGCGTTTTCGGCGAGCATGCGCTGGAACAGCCGGTTGTCCGCGACCTGGTCGAGAATGCCTTGGCGCAGTTGCTCGCAGCCTTGCTCGTCGCCCCACACCACCCGCAGGTCGAAATAGATGCTCGAGCCCAACAGGTTCTCCGGCGTCGCCTCGCGGATAAACGCGGCAAACCGGCGTGCCCATTCGGCTCGCGATAGGCACAGCTCCGGGTTGCCGGCCATGATATTGCCCTTGCACAGGCTGAAGCCACACAGCGCCAGGCTCTGGTTGATCTGCTGCGCCAGCGGCAACAAGCGGCCACGAATCTCGGCGGCTTCGGCGGCGTCCTTGGCGTCGAACAGAATGCCGTTGTCCTGGTCGGTGTACAGCGTCTGCTCGCGACGGCCTTCACTGCCGAAACACAGCCAACTGAACGGCACGCCGGGGTCGCCTTTTTCGGCGAGGGTCAGCTCGATTACCCGGCACACGGTGTGATCGTTAAGCAGGGTAATGATGTGGGTGATCTGGGTGGATGATGCCCCATGGGCCAGCATGCGTTCTACCAACTGGCCGATCTCGCCGCGTATCGCCACCAGGTTCTCCACCCGGGGGGCGTTACGAATGGTGCGGGCCAGGTGGACCAGGTCGACACGTTGCAGGGAAAACAGATCGCGCTCGGACACCACCCCACACAGGCGCTGGTCTTTAACCAGGCACACATGGGCGATATGCCGCTCGGTCATGGCGATGGCGGCGTCGAAGGCGCTATGGTCCGGGGTCAAGAAGAACGGCGCCTGGGTCATAGACCCTTTGATGCCCTGGGTGAAATCGCTGGTGCCGTCGGCCACCACCTGGCGCAGGTCACGCAGGGTGAAAATCCCCAAGGGCGCCTTGTGCTCGTCGACGATCACGATGCTGCCGACCTGTTGCTCATGCATCAGCGTCACCGCTTCGCGTAGCGGTGTGTCGGGGCTGCACGTGACCGGATGGCGCATGGCCAATTCGCCCAGGCGGGTGTTCAGGGAATATTGGGTGCCGAGGGTTTCCACGGCTTTTTGCTGCACTTGCTGGTTGACCTGGTCCAGCAGGCTGCTGACGCCGCGCAGGGCAAAGTCGCGAAACGGGCTGGACAGCGCGAACAGTTTGATAAAAGCCGGTTTGTTCAGTTGCAGGCAGAAGGTGTCTTCGGCCGCCTTGTGCTCGGTGCGGGTCGCTCGTTCG
This genomic window contains:
- a CDS encoding PolC-type DNA polymerase III, whose product is MSLFGWLRAAKPGLDAAQQRRLEQLPKPAPLGDVSLRQQRWVVVDLETSGLNLNRDLVLSIGAVVIEDGAVDFSQLFERTLQRTETKLSPSVLIHGLGPSAIAAGSDPVEALLDFMEFVGDSPLLAFHAPFDQHMLGRALKDSLGYRLAHPFLDVADIAPLLCPEANIREAGLDHWLEHFNLQVGERHHASADALATAELMLILFSRARQQQIDTPQALQERLSQWKRRKQAPSF
- a CDS encoding putative nucleotidyltransferase substrate binding domain-containing protein yields the protein MSKADAFAQAGKTAVLQNIHGTLQFLQRFPPFNQMENAHLAFLVEQCQLRFYAPGESILKPSGGPVEHFYIVKQGRVVGERPDSAETTFEITTGECFPLAALLGERATRTEHKAAEDTFCLQLNKPAFIKLFALSSPFRDFALRGVSSLLDQVNQQVQQKAVETLGTQYSLNTRLGELAMRHPVTCSPDTPLREAVTLMHEQQVGSIVIVDEHKAPLGIFTLRDLRQVVADGTSDFTQGIKGSMTQAPFFLTPDHSAFDAAIAMTERHIAHVCLVKDQRLCGVVSERDLFSLQRVDLVHLARTIRNAPRVENLVAIRGEIGQLVERMLAHGASSTQITHIITLLNDHTVCRVIELTLAEKGDPGVPFSWLCFGSEGRREQTLYTDQDNGILFDAKDAAEAAEIRGRLLPLAQQINQSLALCGFSLCKGNIMAGNPELCLSRAEWARRFAAFIREATPENLLGSSIYFDLRVVWGDEQGCEQLRQGILDQVADNRLFQRMLAENALRQRPPVGRFREFVLTRKGGEKATLDLKVQGLTPFVDGARLLALANDVHAINTLERLRQLVAKGVIEPLDGAAYEEAYHFIQQTRMQQHQLQTRENQAYSNRVDPDSLNHLDRRILRESLRQAQRLQSSLTLRYQL